In Silene latifolia isolate original U9 population chromosome X, ASM4854445v1, whole genome shotgun sequence, the following proteins share a genomic window:
- the LOC141619088 gene encoding uncharacterized protein LOC141619088: MYALCDVLPMDGCHLLLGRPWEFDRDSVHYGRDNTYTFKFGSKKIILSPLPPPIKPTTSPSMLEPSREVLLVNEAEMLQELKGEDNIYVLVAKDMFGEIGMTLSLEIRELLNGYEDVFPSELPSGLPPLKGIENQIDFIPGATHPNKATYRSDPKAS; this comes from the coding sequence ATGTATgccctttgtgatgttctacccaTGGATGGTTGTCATCTCTTACTTGgtagaccttgggagtttgatagaGATTCGGTCCATTATGGGAGGGATAACACTTACACTTTCAAATTTGGCTCAAAAAAGATTATCCTTTCACCATTACCACCACCTATCAAACCAACAACATCACCTTCCATGCTTGAACCGTCAAGAGAGGTCTTGTTAGTCAATGAGGCCGAGATGTTACAAGAGTTGAAAGGGGAAGATAATATCTATGTCTTAGTGGCCAAGGACATGTTTGGGGAGATTGGAATGACCCTCTCATTAGAAATCCGAGAGCTCCTAAATGGCTATGAAGATGTGTTTCCTAGTGAGCTCCCAAGTGGCTTGCCTCCCCTTAAGGGCATTGAAAatcaaattgatttcattccgggTGCTACACATCCCAATAAAGCCACATATAGGAGTGATCCAAAAGCCTCTTAA